One Penaeus monodon isolate SGIC_2016 chromosome 34, NSTDA_Pmon_1, whole genome shotgun sequence DNA segment encodes these proteins:
- the LOC119594672 gene encoding KAT8 regulatory NSL complex subunit 2-like isoform X1 (The sequence of the model RefSeq protein was modified relative to this genomic sequence to represent the inferred CDS: added 88 bases not found in genome assembly): protein MSVRSGRVVKTVRTLTRPALEAACAYSGYNCTLSRLEGYEYCNRHILEDKGAPFRQCNYIFTSTGKRCLRPAPTTDRKEGRYCSEHSRKSLLVRQRAARKVQPRETPETLLAQLAHHQMDTHTAGQNAIPDPASVPGIASAALEYASDTDSEGEFSTLPPDSLPRREADSELDSADSDADPLEHAQVFTTEEITRIYLEKLQRLKAMYIGEYKRLTHILRESRRKYLQAGRAEKETMASIHAQPKGTPEERAAYNQLKAMVRYHRHLGTHALLYRQQYERRLQVTEGVNYKPGPSVGCVKCIYSEGSWRCGEKSIPLSKYCAKHILHDPNQVLFGACGVSRYGDDGCSMPVISTPHTTTCIYHTPIPDPLPVSVPPVEDMDASGLGGAYSVTDESLNPSDSNSHLATPGPQQIIDLSESHSFIVTEVPPENVMEGDGEETEISVPAGTKTAKAIQVLNGYGYDHLILSVEWAKPSGTQ, encoded by the exons ATGTCTGTGCGCAGCGGTCGTGTTGTGAAGACAGTGCGGACCCTCACCCGGCCGGCACTGGAAGCAGCTTGTGCATACTCTGGTTACAACTGTACTCTG TCCCGCCTAGAAGGGTATGAGTATTGCAACCGCCACATTCTGGAGGACAAGGGAGCCCCCTTCCGACAATGCAACTACATTTTCACCAGTACGGGCAAGCGCTGCCTCCGCCCAGCACCGACCACagataggaaggaagg CAGGTACTGCAGTGAGCACTCCCGCAAATCACTGTTGGTGCGGCAGCGAGCGGCTCGAAAGGTCCAGCCCCGCGAGACCCCTGAGACTTTGCTTGCCCAGCTGGCCCACCATCAGATGGACACTCACACAGCAGGGCAAAATG CAATTCCAGATCCTGCAAGTGTTCCAGGCATAGCATCTGCTGCTCTTGAATATGCCAGTGACACAGACAGTGAGGGAGAGTTCTCCACGCTGCCCCCTGACTCACTCCCCAGACGTGAAGCCGACAGTGAACTGGACTCGGCTGACTCCGATGCTGACCCCCTGGAGCATGCCCAGGTGTTCACTACAGAGGAGATCACTAGGATTTACCTGGAGAAGCTTCAGAGATTAAAG GCAATGTACATTGGAGAATACAAAAGGCTTACTCATATCCTGAGGGAGAGCAGACGTAAATACTTGCAAGCAGGACGTGCAGAGAAGGAGACAATGG CCAGTATTCATGCCCAGCCAAAGGGAACGCCAGAGGAGAGAGCAGCATACAACCAGCTGAAGGCAATGGTCAGGTACCATCGCCATCTGGGAACACATGCACTTTTGTACCGACAACAGTATGAGAGGCGCTTGCAG GTGACAGAAGGTGTAAACTATAAACCTGGACCAAGTGTTGGCTGTGTGAAGTGCATCTATAGTGAGGGCTCTTGGCGATGTGGGGAGAAGTCGATACCTCTCTCAAAATACTGCGCCAAGCATATCTTACAT gACCCGAACCAAGTGCTCTTTGGGGCGTGTGGTGTCAGCAGGTATGGCGACGATGGCTGTTCCATGCCAGTGATctcaaccccccacaccacaacctgCATCTACCACACACCCATACCTGACCCCCTG ccGGTTAGTGTACCCCCAGTGGAGGACATGGATGCAAGTGGCCTAGGGGGTGCCTATTCAGTGACGGATGAGTCCCTGAACCCAAGTGATTCCAACAGCCACCTGGCAACCCCAGGACCCCAGCAGATCATTGACTTGTCGGAGAGCCACAGCTTCATCGTCACTGAGGTCCCTCCGGAGAATGTgatggaaggggatggggaggagactGAGATATCCGTGCCAGCTGGAACAAAGAC
- the LOC119594672 gene encoding KAT8 regulatory NSL complex subunit 2-like isoform X2 (The sequence of the model RefSeq protein was modified relative to this genomic sequence to represent the inferred CDS: added 88 bases not found in genome assembly): MSVRSGRVVKTVRTLTRPALEAACAYSGYNCTLSRLEGYEYCNRHILEDKGAPFRQCNYIFTSTGKRCLRPAPTTDRKEGYCSEHSRKSLLVRQRAARKVQPRETPETLLAQLAHHQMDTHTAGQNAIPDPASVPGIASAALEYASDTDSEGEFSTLPPDSLPRREADSELDSADSDADPLEHAQVFTTEEITRIYLEKLQRLKAMYIGEYKRLTHILRESRRKYLQAGRAEKETMASIHAQPKGTPEERAAYNQLKAMVRYHRHLGTHALLYRQQYERRLQVTEGVNYKPGPSVGCVKCIYSEGSWRCGEKSIPLSKYCAKHILHDPNQVLFGACGVSRYGDDGCSMPVISTPHTTTCIYHTPIPDPLPVSVPPVEDMDASGLGGAYSVTDESLNPSDSNSHLATPGPQQIIDLSESHSFIVTEVPPENVMEGDGEETEISVPAGTKTAKAIQVLNGYGYDHLILSVEWAKPSGTQ, from the exons ATGTCTGTGCGCAGCGGTCGTGTTGTGAAGACAGTGCGGACCCTCACCCGGCCGGCACTGGAAGCAGCTTGTGCATACTCTGGTTACAACTGTACTCTG TCCCGCCTAGAAGGGTATGAGTATTGCAACCGCCACATTCTGGAGGACAAGGGAGCCCCCTTCCGACAATGCAACTACATTTTCACCAGTACGGGCAAGCGCTGCCTCCGCCCAGCACCGACCACagataggaaggaagg GTACTGCAGTGAGCACTCCCGCAAATCACTGTTGGTGCGGCAGCGAGCGGCTCGAAAGGTCCAGCCCCGCGAGACCCCTGAGACTTTGCTTGCCCAGCTGGCCCACCATCAGATGGACACTCACACAGCAGGGCAAAATG CAATTCCAGATCCTGCAAGTGTTCCAGGCATAGCATCTGCTGCTCTTGAATATGCCAGTGACACAGACAGTGAGGGAGAGTTCTCCACGCTGCCCCCTGACTCACTCCCCAGACGTGAAGCCGACAGTGAACTGGACTCGGCTGACTCCGATGCTGACCCCCTGGAGCATGCCCAGGTGTTCACTACAGAGGAGATCACTAGGATTTACCTGGAGAAGCTTCAGAGATTAAAG GCAATGTACATTGGAGAATACAAAAGGCTTACTCATATCCTGAGGGAGAGCAGACGTAAATACTTGCAAGCAGGACGTGCAGAGAAGGAGACAATGG CCAGTATTCATGCCCAGCCAAAGGGAACGCCAGAGGAGAGAGCAGCATACAACCAGCTGAAGGCAATGGTCAGGTACCATCGCCATCTGGGAACACATGCACTTTTGTACCGACAACAGTATGAGAGGCGCTTGCAG GTGACAGAAGGTGTAAACTATAAACCTGGACCAAGTGTTGGCTGTGTGAAGTGCATCTATAGTGAGGGCTCTTGGCGATGTGGGGAGAAGTCGATACCTCTCTCAAAATACTGCGCCAAGCATATCTTACAT gACCCGAACCAAGTGCTCTTTGGGGCGTGTGGTGTCAGCAGGTATGGCGACGATGGCTGTTCCATGCCAGTGATctcaaccccccacaccacaacctgCATCTACCACACACCCATACCTGACCCCCTG ccGGTTAGTGTACCCCCAGTGGAGGACATGGATGCAAGTGGCCTAGGGGGTGCCTATTCAGTGACGGATGAGTCCCTGAACCCAAGTGATTCCAACAGCCACCTGGCAACCCCAGGACCCCAGCAGATCATTGACTTGTCGGAGAGCCACAGCTTCATCGTCACTGAGGTCCCTCCGGAGAATGTgatggaaggggatggggaggagactGAGATATCCGTGCCAGCTGGAACAAAGAC